Proteins encoded together in one Lutra lutra chromosome 4, mLutLut1.2, whole genome shotgun sequence window:
- the CORT gene encoding cortistatin → MPPPLCLLLLLLSSGATAPAVLPLEGGLEGHDDQHLQEGMEMKKNSLLTFLAGWYQWVSQAGAASFTGGGAGEAAKRQDIPPPQRSLREKTPCKDFFWKTFSSCK, encoded by the exons ATGCCGCCACCTCTTtgcttgctgctgctgctgctgtcgtCGGGGGCCACAGCCCCGGCGGTCCTGCCCCTGGAAGGTGGCCTCGAGGGACACGACGACCAG catctgCAGGAAGggatggaaatgaagaaaaacagccTCTTGACTTTCCTGGCTGGGTGGTACCAGTGGGTGTCCCAGGCGGGTGCAGCTTCCTTCACAGGAGGGGGAGCCGGGGAGGCGGCCAAGAGACAGGACATCCCGCCCCCTCAGCGGTCACTGCGGGAGAAGACACCCTGCAAGGATTTCTTCTGGAAGACCTTCTCCTCCTGCAAATAA